One Acetobacterium sp. KB-1 DNA segment encodes these proteins:
- a CDS encoding type 1 glutamine amidotransferase family protein: MMRTVYLYVCDTMADWEIGYLTAELNTGRYFKKGLAPCKIVTVGIDVTPVTTMGGLKILPDISVAECDLKSADALILPGGDTWLEEVHEPIIKKAAQGIKENKIVAAICGATMGLAKNGILDARRHTSNDLEYLKMVCPDYKGEAFYKNDPAVTDGNLITATGVAPLEFTVEVLKALEVFSPETLEAWYQLYKTHKPEYFFALMNSIQ, from the coding sequence ATGATGAGAACAGTATATCTTTATGTTTGCGATACCATGGCAGATTGGGAAATTGGATATTTAACGGCGGAACTTAATACCGGCAGATATTTTAAAAAGGGGCTGGCCCCTTGTAAAATTGTGACCGTGGGGATTGATGTGACACCCGTTACGACGATGGGCGGTTTGAAAATATTACCGGATATCAGCGTGGCAGAGTGCGATTTAAAAAGTGCAGATGCCCTGATTTTACCCGGTGGCGATACATGGTTAGAGGAAGTCCACGAACCAATCATCAAGAAAGCCGCGCAGGGTATTAAAGAAAATAAGATTGTAGCCGCCATCTGTGGTGCGACAATGGGACTAGCCAAGAATGGCATCCTGGATGCCAGACGCCATACAAGCAATGATTTGGAGTATCTTAAAATGGTCTGCCCGGATTATAAAGGTGAAGCATTTTATAAAAATGACCCGGCGGTTACGGATGGAAACTTAATCACGGCTACCGGGGTAGCACCACTGGAATTTACGGTGGAAGTCCTAAAAGCATTGGAAGTTTTTTCGCCAGAAACATTGGAGGCATGGTATCAGCTATATAAAACCCATAAACCGGAGTATTTTTTTGCGTTGATGAACTCGATACAATAG
- a CDS encoding sensor histidine kinase KdpD, translating to MRNKLWGAVIILLSVAYCGFVFLFFHSPLVTAVSILLCLFFILGGYFEKRRNEKKINAITDDISENLELLFNNDYQNVNALDLLDETLISKINQKIVRIADVLKIVTEKSTTEKKVLEGFISDISHQVKTPMTNLKLLHETIQDRDLPEQTRNELLKLMGTQLEKLEFLLSFMVKASRLEAGLIQLKKQPGNLFDTLAEALSDITVPAEKKQIQITVNCPEEYCLNHDLKWTAEALFNVLENAVKYAPNHSFITVEVRRCEMYTRITITDQGKGIPEVNYGKIFQRFYREEANQEIEGIGIGLYLAREIIEKQNGYIMVRSVVGEGSTFSVFLPNAF from the coding sequence ATGAGAAATAAGCTTTGGGGGGCCGTGATCATCTTACTTAGCGTTGCCTATTGTGGCTTTGTTTTTTTGTTTTTCCATTCGCCCTTAGTAACCGCAGTTTCTATTCTACTCTGTCTGTTTTTTATTTTGGGCGGTTATTTTGAGAAACGCAGAAATGAAAAAAAAATCAACGCGATCACGGATGACATCAGCGAAAATCTGGAGTTGCTGTTTAATAATGATTATCAAAACGTCAATGCCCTGGATTTATTGGATGAAACACTGATTTCAAAGATTAACCAGAAAATTGTCCGCATCGCCGACGTATTAAAAATAGTGACAGAAAAATCAACCACTGAAAAAAAGGTGCTGGAGGGTTTTATTTCGGATATATCGCATCAGGTAAAAACGCCAATGACCAATTTAAAACTGCTGCACGAAACCATCCAGGACCGCGATCTGCCGGAGCAGACCAGAAATGAACTGCTCAAATTAATGGGAACTCAGCTTGAAAAGCTGGAATTTTTACTATCCTTCATGGTAAAAGCGTCACGCTTGGAAGCGGGCCTGATTCAACTAAAAAAGCAACCAGGCAATTTATTCGATACGCTGGCGGAAGCCTTGTCGGACATCACCGTTCCGGCTGAAAAAAAGCAGATCCAGATCACCGTTAATTGTCCCGAGGAATACTGCTTAAACCATGATTTAAAATGGACGGCAGAAGCCTTGTTTAATGTGCTGGAGAATGCGGTGAAGTATGCACCGAATCACAGTTTTATCACCGTTGAGGTAAGAAGATGTGAAATGTATACCCGAATCACTATCACCGATCAGGGCAAAGGAATTCCAGAAGTGAATTACGGGAAGATCTTTCAGCGCTTTTACCGGGAAGAAGCAAATCAGGAGATTGAGGGAATCGGGATCGGCCTTTATCTGGCCCGTGAAATCATAGAAAAGCAGAACGGCTACATCATGGTGCGCTCTGTTGTCGGTGAGGGCTCAACCTTTTCGGTGTTTTTGCCCAATGCCTTTTAA
- a CDS encoding response regulator transcription factor → MKVLIVEDDKVLNHTLAYNLISAGYQVISTYNFREADSALVQSQVNLIVLDVNLPDGNGFDLCKKWRDQIDTPIIFLTANDLESDILKGFELGAEDYITKPFLISVMLKKIAVIIKRSSGRVEKHIYNDGKLIIDFSERKASLGGNAIELSSNEYKLLKILIENSQMVLTRQLLLEKLWDCNENFVDENALTMMISRIRSKIDTRDKKHLKTIYGMGYQWIGGPDEK, encoded by the coding sequence ATGAAGGTATTGATTGTCGAAGATGACAAGGTGTTGAATCACACCTTGGCCTATAATCTTATTTCAGCGGGTTATCAGGTGATTTCGACCTATAATTTTAGAGAAGCGGACAGCGCGCTGGTGCAAAGCCAAGTTAATCTGATTGTTTTGGACGTGAATCTGCCCGATGGCAATGGTTTTGATTTATGTAAAAAATGGCGTGATCAAATCGATACGCCAATTATTTTTTTAACCGCCAATGATCTCGAAAGTGATATCTTAAAGGGGTTTGAACTGGGTGCCGAAGATTACATCACCAAGCCGTTTCTGATCAGCGTCATGCTAAAAAAGATCGCCGTGATTATCAAAAGAAGTAGTGGTCGTGTTGAGAAGCATATTTATAACGACGGCAAGCTGATCATTGATTTCTCAGAGCGAAAAGCCAGTCTTGGCGGTAATGCCATCGAGCTTAGCAGCAACGAATACAAGCTGCTTAAGATTCTCATTGAAAACAGCCAGATGGTGCTGACAAGACAGTTGCTGCTGGAAAAATTGTGGGATTGCAACGAGAACTTTGTCGATGAAAATGCCCTGACCATGATGATCAGCCGGATCAGATCAAAGATTGACACCAGGGACAAAAAACATCTCAAAACCATCTATGGGATGGGTTATCAATGGATTGGGGGGCCCGATGAGAAATAA
- a CDS encoding GNAT family N-acetyltransferase, with protein sequence MVSSVEQFPHIVTEKIMLRKIEESDLEKLFEIYSNKNIFKYIPGDVIKNKTTVLNMIGHFERDFKKGKTLFLGIFLTEAPEELVGVAEIFDFDNKVNMVTIGYRINENYWHRGFATETVGAMVDYLFRMMGMNRIQAFVMPENKHSHRVLLKNKFDCEGVMRQAQYWKGRGVVDVAVYSLLCSDMNANEFNLDC encoded by the coding sequence ATGGTTAGTAGTGTTGAACAGTTTCCACACATTGTGACAGAGAAAATAATGTTGCGAAAAATCGAAGAATCGGATCTTGAAAAATTATTTGAGATCTATAGCAATAAAAATATATTTAAGTACATTCCCGGAGATGTTATAAAAAACAAAACCACTGTTTTAAATATGATCGGTCATTTTGAACGGGATTTTAAAAAAGGTAAGACGTTGTTTTTAGGAATTTTTTTGACCGAAGCACCAGAAGAACTAGTTGGTGTCGCCGAAATTTTTGATTTTGATAACAAGGTTAACATGGTAACAATAGGCTATCGAATTAATGAAAACTATTGGCATAGGGGATTTGCAACCGAAACCGTTGGAGCGATGGTTGATTATCTGTTTAGAATGATGGGGATGAATCGAATACAGGCCTTTGTAATGCCTGAGAACAAACATTCACATCGCGTATTGCTGAAAAACAAGTTTGATTGTGAAGGCGTAATGCGACAAGCACAGTACTGGAAAGGCCGGGGGGTGGTTGATGTGGCAGTTTACTCACTTCTCTGTTCAGACATGAATGCCAATGAGTTTAACCTCGATTGTTAG
- a CDS encoding class I SAM-dependent methyltransferase, whose protein sequence is MYQKIFSYLHKPEIYQNGTANFWKDDHISICLLEAHLNPDGDAATRNNTFVDASVNWIASIAPPKQYPKLLDIGCGPGIYANKFYQKSYCVTGIDFSKRSIAYAKSCAAKKNASISYQIKDYLKMTFENEFDLITLIYCDFGVLSPHDRHLLLTKIHAALKPNGHFIFDVFTPKFHAGKPESNTWKYCPSGFWKEGPHLCLDSFYRYDKWATVLNQTIVITEETVDCYNIWEHTFTTTEIIKELAAAGFLVDNFYGDVAGAPLLPDSETICTVAKKH, encoded by the coding sequence ATGTATCAAAAAATATTCTCATATCTTCACAAGCCGGAAATTTACCAAAACGGCACTGCCAATTTCTGGAAAGATGACCACATTTCTATTTGTTTACTTGAAGCACATCTCAATCCTGATGGCGATGCTGCCACCAGAAACAATACCTTTGTTGATGCTTCGGTAAACTGGATCGCATCAATTGCACCACCCAAACAGTATCCCAAGCTTCTTGATATCGGGTGCGGACCGGGTATCTATGCCAATAAATTTTATCAGAAGTCTTATTGCGTTACGGGGATTGACTTTTCTAAGCGTTCGATTGCTTATGCGAAAAGTTGTGCCGCAAAGAAAAATGCCAGCATTAGCTACCAAATTAAGGATTATCTTAAGATGACTTTTGAAAATGAATTTGACCTGATCACCCTTATATATTGCGATTTTGGGGTGCTTTCCCCACATGACCGGCATCTACTCTTAACAAAAATTCATGCCGCCTTAAAGCCTAATGGCCACTTTATCTTTGATGTATTCACGCCGAAATTTCATGCCGGAAAACCCGAATCAAACACGTGGAAATATTGCCCGAGCGGCTTTTGGAAGGAAGGCCCTCATCTTTGTCTGGACTCTTTTTACCGTTATGATAAATGGGCAACCGTCCTTAACCAAACGATTGTGATCACCGAAGAAACCGTTGATTGTTATAACATCTGGGAGCATACCTTTACGACGACAGAAATAATAAAAGAATTGGCTGCGGCGGGCTTTTTAGTTGACAACTTTTATGGCGATGTCGCGGGAGCGCCATTACTTCCCGATAGCGAAACAATCTGCACCGTAGCAAAAAAACATTAA
- a CDS encoding YafY family protein: protein MKVDRLVSIIMILLDKKRIGAQELADLFEVSPRTIYRDIDTINMAGIPVHSTSGVGGGFEIMQQYKIDKKVFSTADLSAILMGLSSLSNMIRGDELVNALAKVKSFIPADRAKDIELKANQIVVDLSPWMGNRNIQPYLEMIKTALQESKLLSFEYADRYGNKTARTTEPYQLVLKSSHWYLQGYCHKRNHFRLFKLSRTSNLQIQAESFTPRDYQKPQLDFTDILATMQIKIKIRIHKSIVDRVLDYCTYEHFSPDGDEYFIVRFPFIENEYHYNILFSFGDKCECLEPLHIRTEMKRRIHDIATLYES, encoded by the coding sequence ATGAAAGTTGACAGGCTTGTTAGCATTATTATGATACTCCTTGATAAAAAGCGTATCGGCGCACAGGAGTTAGCCGATCTGTTTGAAGTTTCACCCCGCACAATCTACCGCGACATTGACACGATCAACATGGCGGGTATTCCTGTTCACTCTACATCGGGAGTGGGCGGCGGCTTTGAAATCATGCAGCAATACAAGATTGATAAAAAAGTTTTTTCGACTGCCGACCTTTCCGCTATCTTGATGGGGCTTTCCAGTCTTTCCAACATGATCCGAGGAGATGAACTGGTAAACGCCCTTGCGAAAGTCAAGAGTTTTATCCCCGCCGACAGAGCCAAAGACATTGAATTAAAAGCAAATCAAATCGTTGTCGATTTAAGTCCGTGGATGGGCAACCGGAACATCCAACCCTATTTAGAAATGATCAAAACAGCCTTACAGGAAAGCAAGCTACTTTCGTTTGAATATGCCGACCGCTACGGAAATAAAACCGCACGAACAACCGAGCCGTATCAGCTGGTATTAAAAAGTAGTCATTGGTACTTACAAGGGTATTGCCATAAAAGAAATCATTTTCGCTTATTTAAACTATCCCGGACATCAAACCTACAGATACAAGCGGAATCTTTTACGCCACGAGACTATCAAAAACCGCAGCTAGATTTTACTGATATTTTGGCAACGATGCAAATAAAAATCAAAATTCGTATTCATAAATCGATCGTGGACCGGGTCCTTGATTATTGCACTTATGAACACTTTTCGCCAGACGGTGATGAGTATTTCATTGTTCGTTTTCCTTTCATCGAGAACGAATATCACTACAATATTCTTTTCAGTTTTGGGGATAAATGCGAGTGTTTAGAGCCGTTGCATATCCGCACAGAAATGAAGCGTAGAATCCATGATATCGCTACCCTATACGAAAGTTAA
- a CDS encoding FtsX-like permease family protein, translating to MALFTSAQGVEQKRQVALMQHVTYMNVNAAQIAALESEEQIEFMTLDKLGQGFELNGEMIRPVYYEEITAPIKTTAVIEGSYPHQFNEIAVNQSLMKVLGVPATIGETVSLTFLDGETETFIVSGFLEEAEVTKVYPLIFSREYAENGPQLKDVAYHALCRIQGAEEMSEQAFLDTIRSIGAEAGIERKNINENNNFSSSLTMSAMNIGVVVGVGIGILLVSVLVIYSVFYLSVVGRIRQFGQLRTLGATKKQIKSLITREGILLCLIGSMAGFLIAWPIAYSIKPGGWDWERTLIVSLIILLADLITVLISIRKPAKLAASVTSIEASLFSQYRQSRKKESKSIKRKMTPLHLAMMSAQRNRKKTLLTMISLGVGGVIFLTGATFIGSMTAEDYSRQGFYQWGEYIIAYDYNASQTMENGNVGIQLNNPLSPEFIESIKKIDGVKAVQSYHKAQVNYDYRDQTNNQDSLAPFTREDQENVRNVLEEGAFDYDEMIANDELLIVNNSVAKEIFGWKFEMGDTVTLHYFNGTEEVEKDFTVVGAVDTYSEVTYNAGWFLLPREKLDLLFPGVDTTETLVVSVDDFELSGAEIEPQIQNLVNANPLLAMDTLREELIADKISFTLINRVILGLSIFIIAFSLINLINTLMTNIISRRQEFSMLQSIGMTSGQLMKMIQGEGLILALGNMVITLTLGTGLGYLLVHLMRELGVTYMHYRFPIWYFLAYLLVTLLVPVLVSGVSVRSFQNNSLVERLRAME from the coding sequence ATGGCGCTGTTCACCTCGGCTCAGGGTGTTGAACAAAAAAGACAGGTAGCTTTGATGCAGCATGTCACCTATATGAATGTGAATGCGGCCCAGATTGCCGCGCTGGAGAGCGAAGAACAGATTGAATTCATGACCCTGGATAAATTGGGTCAGGGCTTTGAATTAAATGGAGAAATGATCCGGCCAGTTTATTATGAGGAAATAACAGCGCCGATTAAAACAACTGCGGTTATTGAAGGCAGCTATCCCCATCAATTCAATGAAATTGCGGTTAACCAGTCCTTGATGAAGGTACTGGGCGTGCCGGCCACGATCGGGGAGACGGTTTCTCTGACCTTTCTGGATGGGGAAACCGAAACCTTTATTGTTAGCGGTTTTTTAGAAGAAGCGGAGGTTACCAAGGTCTATCCGCTAATCTTTTCCCGGGAATATGCCGAAAATGGACCACAACTAAAGGATGTCGCCTATCATGCCCTTTGTCGAATTCAGGGGGCCGAGGAGATGTCTGAGCAGGCGTTTTTGGATACCATTCGTAGCATTGGTGCAGAGGCCGGAATTGAACGAAAAAATATTAACGAAAACAACAATTTTTCCAGTTCACTGACGATGTCGGCCATGAATATTGGAGTGGTTGTCGGCGTTGGCATCGGCATCCTGCTGGTCAGTGTATTGGTTATTTACAGCGTCTTCTATCTTTCGGTGGTCGGCAGAATTCGTCAGTTTGGGCAACTGCGAACACTGGGAGCAACCAAAAAACAGATTAAATCCTTAATCACACGGGAAGGGATTCTGCTGTGTCTGATCGGGTCGATGGCAGGCTTTCTGATTGCCTGGCCGATCGCCTATTCGATTAAGCCAGGCGGCTGGGACTGGGAACGCACGCTGATTGTCAGTTTGATTATCCTGCTGGCCGATTTGATAACCGTGCTGATCTCGATTCGAAAACCGGCAAAACTGGCAGCGTCTGTTACGTCGATTGAGGCATCGCTTTTTTCACAGTACCGCCAGAGTCGAAAAAAAGAGTCTAAAAGCATCAAACGGAAAATGACACCGTTACATCTGGCAATGATGAGTGCCCAAAGGAATCGCAAAAAAACGCTCTTGACGATGATTTCCCTGGGTGTTGGCGGGGTTATCTTTCTTACCGGGGCGACATTTATTGGCTCTATGACAGCGGAGGATTATTCCCGACAGGGCTTTTATCAATGGGGTGAATACATCATCGCCTATGACTATAATGCCTCCCAAACGATGGAGAACGGCAATGTCGGGATTCAGCTGAACAACCCCCTAAGTCCTGAATTTATTGAGAGCATCAAAAAAATTGATGGCGTTAAAGCGGTGCAAAGTTATCATAAAGCCCAAGTCAACTACGATTACAGGGATCAAACCAACAATCAGGACAGCCTGGCCCCATTTACCCGGGAAGATCAGGAAAATGTTAGAAATGTCTTAGAAGAAGGCGCCTTTGACTATGATGAAATGATTGCCAATGACGAACTGCTGATTGTCAATAATAGCGTGGCAAAGGAAATATTTGGCTGGAAATTTGAAATGGGCGATACCGTCACACTCCATTATTTCAATGGCACTGAGGAAGTGGAGAAAGATTTTACAGTTGTCGGCGCGGTCGATACCTACAGTGAAGTGACTTATAATGCCGGCTGGTTTCTCCTTCCCCGGGAAAAGCTCGACCTCTTATTTCCTGGAGTTGACACCACTGAAACGCTGGTGGTCTCGGTTGATGATTTTGAATTGAGCGGGGCTGAGATTGAGCCGCAGATACAAAATCTGGTCAACGCAAATCCGCTCCTGGCAATGGATACGCTTAGAGAAGAGCTGATTGCCGATAAGATATCGTTCACCCTGATCAACCGGGTGATTCTGGGGCTGTCAATTTTTATTATCGCCTTTAGTCTGATTAATTTGATTAATACCCTGATGACCAATATCATCTCGCGGCGGCAGGAGTTTTCGATGCTGCAGTCAATCGGAATGACGAGTGGCCAATTGATGAAGATGATCCAGGGCGAGGGATTAATTCTGGCGTTGGGGAATATGGTCATTACCTTGACACTTGGCACCGGGTTGGGATACCTGCTGGTCCATCTGATGCGGGAACTTGGTGTAACCTATATGCACTATCGCTTTCCGATTTGGTATTTTCTAGCATACCTTCTGGTCACATTGCTGGTGCCGGTTCTGGTTTCGGGTGTTTCAGTACGCTCTTTTCAAAACAATTCCCTGGTCGAACGATTGCGGGCAATGGAATAA
- a CDS encoding ABC transporter ATP-binding protein: protein MKILETKNLKKYYGKEDNRVKALDGIELAVEKGEFLAIVGTSGSGKSTLLHMLGGLDVPTAGNVTIGGKEISQMTDEQLTIFRRRQIGFVFQNYNLVSMLNVYENIVLPLELDGNKPDRNYIRAIIELLHLQTMTQRFPNNLSGGQQQRVALARALASKPAIVLADEPTGNLDSKTSQEVLGLLKMSIKKFGQTLVMITHNNEIAQLADRIIRIEDGKIVNR from the coding sequence ATGAAAATACTGGAAACGAAAAATTTGAAAAAATATTATGGGAAAGAAGACAATCGCGTCAAAGCGCTTGACGGCATCGAACTCGCAGTTGAGAAAGGCGAGTTTTTAGCGATTGTCGGGACATCGGGCAGCGGAAAATCGACACTGCTCCATATGCTGGGCGGACTGGACGTTCCTACCGCCGGAAATGTAACGATCGGCGGAAAAGAAATTTCGCAGATGACCGATGAGCAACTGACTATTTTTAGGCGGCGGCAAATTGGCTTTGTGTTTCAAAACTACAATCTGGTCTCGATGCTGAATGTCTACGAGAATATTGTCCTGCCGCTGGAACTCGATGGCAACAAGCCGGACCGCAACTATATCCGTGCAATTATTGAGCTGCTGCACTTGCAGACGATGACGCAGCGCTTCCCCAATAATCTCTCCGGGGGACAGCAACAGCGGGTTGCTCTGGCCAGGGCGCTGGCATCAAAACCGGCAATTGTGCTGGCGGATGAACCGACGGGAAATTTAGACAGCAAAACCAGCCAGGAAGTGCTGGGTCTTTTAAAAATGAGTATTAAAAAATTCGGGCAGACGCTGGTGATGATCACCCATAACAATGAAATCGCTCAACTTGCGGACCGCATCATTCGCATTGAGGATGGAAAGATCGTAAATCGATGA
- a CDS encoding CatB-related O-acetyltransferase, producing MSIPEEKTYPRTGDTQTIYLNTVINNPNIKIGDYTIYNDFVNDPIDFEKNNVLYHYPINQDQLIIGKFCSIACGAKFIFTSANHTMKSLSTYPFPLFWEEYGLEQKDVTKAWDKKGDIVIGNDVWIGYEAVIMSGVQIGNGAIIGTRAVVTKDVEPYTIVGGVPAKPIKKRFDDETIEKLQSLCWWDWNKDQLLEKLNDIMCGNIGQL from the coding sequence ATGTCTATTCCGGAAGAAAAAACATACCCTCGGACTGGTGATACCCAGACCATTTATCTGAATACTGTTATTAACAATCCCAATATTAAGATTGGCGACTATACCATCTATAACGATTTTGTAAATGATCCCATCGATTTTGAAAAAAATAATGTGTTATATCATTATCCCATCAATCAGGATCAATTGATTATTGGTAAATTCTGTTCCATTGCCTGCGGTGCAAAGTTCATTTTTACCAGTGCTAATCATACCATGAAGTCGTTGTCGACTTACCCATTTCCGTTATTTTGGGAAGAATATGGCCTTGAGCAGAAAGATGTTACCAAGGCCTGGGATAAAAAGGGTGATATTGTGATTGGAAATGATGTCTGGATTGGCTATGAAGCCGTTATTATGTCGGGTGTTCAGATTGGCAATGGAGCAATCATCGGAACCAGAGCTGTTGTCACGAAAGATGTGGAGCCCTACACAATTGTCGGCGGTGTGCCTGCAAAGCCGATTAAGAAGCGATTTGACGATGAAACAATTGAAAAATTGCAGTCACTTTGTTGGTGGGATTGGAATAAAGATCAACTGCTTGAAAAATTAAATGATATTATGTGTGGGAATATCGGTCAATTATAA
- a CDS encoding DUF4315 family protein, which translates to MARTKSITSIETEITRINSELTKLQEKQEALSDRLLELQKQKKEHEAKQVMEAFQKSGKSLQELMTFLDV; encoded by the coding sequence ATGGCGCGGACGAAATCGATAACTTCGATTGAAACTGAAATTACAAGAATAAATAGTGAGCTAACAAAACTTCAAGAAAAACAGGAGGCTCTATCGGACAGATTGTTGGAACTTCAAAAGCAAAAGAAGGAACACGAGGCCAAACAAGTAATGGAGGCTTTCCAAAAAAGTGGCAAAAGCTTGCAGGAGCTGATGACATTTTTAGATGTCTGA